The genomic DNA TCAGCAGGAGGACAGAGAGGAGCTCTGAGGAGATGGAGGGAGCACGAGGAAAGACTGGCCTGGTTCGAGCCAACAGGATGCTGAGACGCCCACAGGAGCAAGGACAGAgaaggcagggctgcaggagggagcctgcggagcagagagagcagagtTCCTCAGGGAAAGGACACTGACAGTCTCCAGGTATCCTGCCACCGGGCCATCAGGTGGAGTACCCTCCCTTTACCTGCGTGGTGCAGTAATACTGCTCGAAGGCCATCAGGACATCTCCGGTGACATGGATTTCCTGGGCTCCGTAGATCTCCTCAGGACACACTTCCCGCCCAGTGGCTGCGCTCTCCCACGGGAACTTTGCGCCCTGTCAGGAGAAGGCATCCATCCCCTGGTGCTGAGCCCCAGTGAAACACCCCGGGATccccctggggacaggggctggtGCCACCCCGGCCCGGGATccccctggggacagggaccagTGCCACCCCGGCCCGGGATccccctggggacaggggccGGTGCCACCCCGcccggtgtccctgtcccacctcGTAGCCCTGCTCCCGCGCGTTGCGCCTGGCGCCCTCCAGCGTGCGGATCCGGTACTGCAGGATGGCGCGGGCAGCCTCGGGATACAGCAGCAGGATATTCGGGAACATCCAGGTGTCCTGCGAGGCGGCGGGGCGGGGTTGGCTGTGGGGGAAGCATCCAAATGCTCCCGCCAGCTCCACCTTTCCAGTACACCTTCATCCCGATGGAAGGATGGAGCCTTCTCCATCCCTACTGAAGGATAGTCTGCCCCATCCCGATAGAAGGATGGAGTCTCTTCCACCCCGCTCACCGTGCCAAGCCCCCAGGTGAGCAGGGCCGCCCTCACCTGGTCCCAGAAGACGTGTCCCCAGTAGTCCTCGCCGCGGGTGCCGTTGGACAAGCCGCCGGGGCTGATGCCGTGGAACAGGACTCCAGGGCTGTCCCGGGGCGGGACGGCGCTCAGCAGGTAGTAGAGGCAGCCATGGAGCGCCTGGCGCAGGGCCAGGGGCCCGTCCAGCTCCacggagcagcggcggcgcagcGCGGCCCAGGCGCGGACGTGGGAGCGGTGCAGGGACCCCGCGGCCGCCAGGGACAGCCCCGCGCTGTAGCTGCGCTTCGCCTCCTCCTCGCTCCCGGCCACGGCCGTCAGGAACTCCCAGCGCCGCTCCCGCTCCTCCCCGCCCAGCGTCAGCGATTGTGGGATGGGGGTCCACAGCATGTGGACAGTGGGACGGGGGCCCCCCTCCACCTCGGGAACCAGCGTCTGCCCGTAGATGTAGCTGTATGAGAAGGGAAGCGACTGAGGAAGGTGtttcttcccaacatcccatctaaccctaccctctggcagtgggaagccatgGCAAAATGGTCTCTGGTCCTAGGAATCCAGTTCTAAAGGTCATCTCCTACAAATCTCCCATTTTCCCCAACCTCGCTTTGGAATCACATCCAGCCCCTGCCGCCTTCGCTGCTCTCACACATCAGTGTGAGGGATAATTCTGGAGTTGcaagtaataaaaatgtttctatgcTTAATTTCAGGGTGTTTTTAATACACTTGCCAGGATGAAGCAGGAGTGCAGAAGCCTCCACACCCCTCACCATTCCAGCCCCACATCCCTCACCCCTCCAaccctgctccagcctttcACCCGCAGTTTACTCCTcaggggagagcagggcactgggggctcagggcagggacccTCATCCCCAACACTCACTGTGCTCCCTGGAAGTCTGGCCCTGGCCTCAAGTCCAGGTCCTGGCTCTGCGGCACAAACAGGCTCCGGAGCTGGACGGTGATGGGATGTGTGGAGCCGTCCAAGCGCCGGATGGTGATGCTGGAGGCAATCAGGTGCACCAGGGAGTGATGGGCGTAGAGCTGGTGGGTGGCCGTGTAGCCAGGGGACTGAATGGTATGGCTGAAGGTCCCTGcaagcacagccagagccaccAGCCTTTGGAAACACTTGGATTCCCATCTCTGCCTATCTACTGGTTCCTACTGGCCGAGGAATTGCTTTTCCCAGGTCCAAATCCAGTTGTGGACTGGACAACACCGCTGACAACGGTGTCAGGCCAAGCTGCTGAGGGATGGTCTGTGCCATCAAATATTTTACCAGGCTCCGTGACTAAAGAGCGTCTGCCGAGCTTGGCCCCAGCAGCGATAGAGCTACAGCCTGAAAATCACTTATTCCCACACAAAAGGGGAATTTTCCGCTTGTTCCAGAGGAACAGCGCCCCGAGGCGAATGGAAAATGAGGAGAAGGAAGACGCGACTGAGCACAAGgggcagcaaaagcagagaatCGAACCTGCGGCGGCGCGCCCAGGGAAGGTGCCGGCTCCCTGCTCACCTGTCCAGGTGTTGAGGGTGAAGCTCTCGGCCGGGCTGCGGGCGCCGGGCGCGGCCATGCGCAGCCCCAGGGGGCTGGGGACATCGGCGCGGTGCGTGTCCCCCGCGGCTCCGCTGTACACGCCGGCGGCGTGCAGGATGTCCCGGAACACGCGGGTGCCCAGGAAGGCGCTGGTCACCGTGGGCAGCAGCCGCGGGTCCTCGGGCAGCGCCGTGGCCGTGAACACGCCGGGGTCGCCATGGGCCATCGCCGCTGGCTACACCTGCGGAGCCGCAGGGACGGGACGAGGGCTGAGGGGACAAAGTGCTGCACCACTCCGCGTAACCCCCCCGCCTGCCATCAGCGGTCTCTGCCCCTTTTAGTGCCACCTCCAGCGGTTTTCTCCCATCTCAGCTTCCTCCCAGCGCCGGGGTGCATCCCCTCCGCTCCTTCACCCCATCTCCAGCTGTCCCAACTCCTGACAGCCCACGGGCTACATCACTTCTCAGcctcctccctcttcctcctctgctgaaGTGATGGGATTGTACCAGTTTCTCTCAACACACACAGCCACCTTCCCCATCtggcctcctcttcctcccagtGCTGTTATGGGACACTTCGAAAAGTTCCTGATActtccccctctcccagctcactGAATCCCCCTCACTGCCGCATCTCCAGCTCAGCTTCCTGGGGCAGGACCTTTCTATTCCACTGATTTACACATAAAACTATATTTACGTGTCATGTACAAACACATATATAACTACAGACTAAAGGTATGTACAGATACAGACACGCGTAAGCAGCCCCTGAcaaaaggcagctgcagctggctcCTGGCAATGCCGGgcacaggaaaaacacaggaatGACGAAATGAGGCTCTGAGAGACTCTGGGAATACAGCCAGGGTGACACAGGGGCAAAGAGGGTGCccagcccccaaatccctccctgACAGCAACCGGATGCAGGAACGCTCAAGTTCAGCTCGGTTTCGTCACTGAGACTGAACTGTGAGGAAAATCCTGCCTTCGGGAAAGTGAAAAACCCCGACCCAGCCCAAGCCCCGGGGTGCGGAAGGGAGGAGGTGGGTCTTGCCTTCTGTCCCGAGGCCGGGCTGAGCCTGTGCAGGCGGAGAGAGGCTGCCCCAGGGAAGGACGGAAGTTGACCAATcgagaaagaaggaaggaaatagcTTTTTTCCCCGTCTCCTTAAAAAGAGATAGTTGGGAAAATGATCCTGGACACGCGggtgtttttccagctgagcTCAGTGCCCGCGGAGGGAGCGCGGCagtcctggggctgccctgtgcctgggaaggaggaactgaaagaggaaaaccGGGTCGGATGATTTACGATCCCAAAACCGCTGGCAGAGAGCCGGGTTAGCAGCACACCCCGCTGACCTCCCGTGTCCCCGGCCACACTCTCACCCTTCCCCTCACCTCTTTCCAGGGAGGACAAAAATTCCATCTGGCCTTAGGCTTTGGCATGCTTTTCCGAGCCCCTTCCAGCTGGTCCCATCCTGGTGGgtcagggatccagggatggagctgcagccaggcgCCACCGGCCTCTCCGAGCGGCCACCGGCCCCGGTGCTCACCGGGATTATTTTATTGCCCAATCCAGCACTTAGAGGATTGGCACGACGCATCTGTCCTCCGCTGTAAATCCATGGAAAAGCCCCCATGGAGCCTGGCTGGGTCAGTCCTGCAGCTGCCAATGCCCCAGGGATGCCTTGGGGACACCCTGACAAAGGGCAGAGCCCGAGCAGTAACATTTGCTCCCAGCTCTACTCCTTTGGTATTCCAGGGTCTAATTCCAACTGTGCCCCAGCAGGATGAATTTCCGCTTTGGTTTGTTCCTCACAACCAGCTGCTGATTGCAGCACAGGCTAAGTCCGTGGCAAGGGCAGGAATATCCATCCCTGGAGAGCGCTGGGCATCCCTAGGGGTTCTGGGGCACTGGATTCCCCCTCCAGCAGCCACTGGCACgcaggagaagcagctccttccccagctgatCCCAGTGGCATGCACCCTCGCTTTTATCATTCCTCTGATAAAGGCATCCTTCCCTTTATCAGAGGAATTTGGAAATAGCCCTTTCCAGAAAGTCCTTTCTCACAAAATGATGTTTTGAGTGTTATAGAGTTTCTAAAAGCCCACAGAAGAGGAAGTCCAAGCAGAGAGTTATGTTCCAAGGGAAGAGTCTTGCTCCAAGGGAAAAGGCCCCTTCAAGAGGAggtctctgctctccagcagagcATCTCAGTGTCTCCCTGTGCTGACTGGGGACAGTTTTTGGTCTCAGAGTCCTGGGCattgctgaggagaaaaaaaaatcccaaaagaactaagggaagaaaaataaggcAGAGAGCAATTTGGGCAAACCTGGCTCGTGTCAGGCTGAGCCTCTCTgtgcccctggagctgtgccaagGAGTGGCAGGggggtggtggcagcagtgacagtgacaagCTGGGCAGCTGCAGCGCGAGGAGCAGCAGGATCGCCCTGAGAGCGCCATGAGGGGTTTCCAGAggggctcccagctcctggcagctgcactCCGGATCAGCCGGGTCCCCAAGGCACAGCTCCGCTCCCACCCGCCCAAGGACCCTCTCTCCCCCGGTGTGAGTATTCTGGGGGGGCTGAAAAAGTGGGAACACTTTGGTTAGAGGGGCCCAAACTCTCCGTGTCAGGGTCAACTTATTTTGGAAGGGGGTGGAAGcaaaaggggagggggaggaagagaaggaatgTGCCCCGAAGCTCCAGCCCACACCCCCACGGTGCCTATGCCCTGCTCCCCACCTCTGGCTCCTGCTTCTGTTTGCTTCTGTCCTTTCAGCCCCGTTTTTAACCTTTAGGATTTGGGggtcccctgcagcccaggaaaaGGGGCAGCAGTGACACTGGTGGTCCCTCAGGGACAGACCCACACCCTGTCCCCCTATCCTGGGACAGTCACCCCAAAGGAGTGTCCCCACGGGTAAGGACAGGGGCGGCTGTTACCTCAGAGCCCAAAGTCCTTCTGACATTCCCCCTGTAGGGACAGTCCCCTCCAAAACAGACCCTCCAGGACTCGGTGAAACAAGCTGAGAAAAGGGAGTTTTCCACCAAAATCCTGCCTGGTTCCCCCTCCACACCTTTTCTGGGGTGtttccctctgctgccttcccaagGTCTTCAAcaagggagctgcaggagcttggAGAGGCTTTTCCCAGGCAAATAAATCAAAGAAAGGTGTCAGTGTGGGGGGTTAATGCCATCCTGGTTGTACTGGGGAAAcgaggggctgctgctggctgcaatTCCCATCCCAAAGTCATCTGAAAGTCAGGAACACTGCAGGCCCTGGCCACAGCCTCAAGGTCATGCACTGCTCCAGTGTCCCAGAGAAACAACCTAGAGAGCTCCAGCTCAACCCACCAGTGGAACAGTGGGAACAGCCAGTGAGAAGAGCTTTGCTCCCCAAAcctccctcctcagccccagggcaggTCCAAAGGAGTGGGAAGAGCACAGGGAAGCGAGCTGGGTGTGTGGTGTTGGACGGCACCAGCGCAGCCATCCCAGAAGCCCCATGGACCAGGGCCATGGCACGGACATCCCACTGATTCCTGCTCCTTGTCCCCTCAGGAACAAGCCGTCGGCCTCACTATGATGTTCTCgtccttcctgctgcccacagcctggGTCCTGGGCAACATCCACAACTACAGGAGCAGGCCAGAGTGAggagtggcaggagcagcctgacAGAATCCCAAGGGAAGAGGCCTTGGGACAGAGCCTTGCCTGGATGGAACTCCCCGAGCCTGCTCATTAAAATCCACCTTTACATTCAACAGTGGCTCACTGGGTCTGCTCCATCCGTGGGGGTGTCCAGAGGAAATGATCTGGATCTCTGCCTGCTGTCCTGATGGCAGCATTCCCtcaggggctggctgcaggtTCCAGTGCAAAGCCACATTCCCTCTGCAGCCTCgaccagctgcagggctgcgTGCACCCAGTCACCTCTCCCAGCACAAGCAAGGAAACCAATCCAAGGTAAATTCCTGGCAGGAAAGCACTCAAGAGGCTGGAAGTGACATTAAAgggtgccaggggctgggggccaCACACCTGCCCATTCCCCTCCCTGAAGGGCGGGCCTCTCCACCCACCACATCCCAAATTACCTGTGCCAAGGAAGCAGCCAGCACGTGGAAggtttgggtaggaagggaTAATTCCAGGTATCTTGGAAAAGCTTCTGGAGCTGTCACAGTTCCACAGATCTGACTCTCATTCCcagaagcagctcagagctTCATAGCCAGGAGAGTGCTCCCACAGCACCAGAGCTGTCAGAATGCTCCTGGGAGAAGCTGTTACTGCTTCCCACTGTGACACTCTGGATTTTGGATGCTGATctcaagcagcagcagccccataACTCAATTACTCCAATGGAGCTTCCTTTATTCCCTAACATGCAGTGACAGCCATGGGAATGAGGACTGGATCTGACATGGCACTGGGAAGGAGACTGTGCTCCTTTAGGCATTCTCCTATCCTCAGCTATGAAATAATGGGAACATTTTCCTGATCAGAATACTTACTTCTTCCACACATTCTCCTGAAGTCACTAAAAGCGGCACCAGGAATAAGACTTGGAAGACAGGATGGAGCAGGTATTGGGGAAATCAAACCCagtggctgggcagggaagaggCAAGCACTGGGCACTGAACAATCCCCATCCAGGAGGGAATTTCAGCCAGAAgggccaggagagcag from Sylvia atricapilla isolate bSylAtr1 chromosome 6, bSylAtr1.pri, whole genome shotgun sequence includes the following:
- the PGGHG gene encoding protein-glucosylgalactosylhydroxylysine glucosidase: MAHGDPGVFTATALPEDPRLLPTVTSAFLGTRVFRDILHAAGVYSGAAGDTHRADVPSPLGLRMAAPGARSPAESFTLNTWTGTFSHTIQSPGYTATHQLYAHHSLVHLIASSITIRRLDGSTHPITVQLRSLFVPQSQDLDLRPGPDFQGAHYIYGQTLVPEVEGGPRPTVHMLWTPIPQSLTLGGEERERRWEFLTAVAGSEEEAKRSYSAGLSLAAAGSLHRSHVRAWAALRRRCSVELDGPLALRQALHGCLYYLLSAVPPRDSPGVLFHGISPGGLSNGTRGEDYWGHVFWDQDTWMFPNILLLYPEAARAILQYRIRTLEGARRNAREQGYEGAKFPWESAATGREVCPEEIYGAQEIHVTGDVLMAFEQYYCTTQDQKLFQEDGGWELVEAVAQYWCSRMVWSEEEQLYHIRGVMPPDEYHSQVDNSAYTNAMARRSLNFATDMARDLLLPVPEEWEDHARKIKVPFDEERKYHPEYDGYTPGEPVKQADVVLLGFPLMHPMSAEVRRNDLEMYEPVTDPAGPAMTWSMFAVGWLELKELQRAWSQLEKCFSNITEPFKVWVENSDGSGAVNFLTGMGGFLQVILFGFTGFRITRSSLLFDPAFPDDITKLKVSSVSYLGNKLEVTITREEITMEVTETSQDSPASPLEAVLESGQRFPLWEGQSVSFPTAPGWIQRSHSRSP